The genomic region CCCTTAGAAACTTTCCCGGACATTTCAAATGTTGTTGAAAAGTTGAAGGTTCCTGGAGTTCTCCTATCTTCGGAAGAATTCCTAAACCTCTTAAAGGTATTAAACCAATCTACCGTTTTAAAAAATTTCTTTACCTCCCTTGAAGAAAGGTACGAGAGAATAAAGTGGATAGGAGAAAATCTACGGGATTTGAAGGAGCTCCGCGAGAGGCTGAACAGAACAATTGATGAAATGGGGGAAATTCTTGATTCAGCTTCTCCCAAGCTGAGGTCTATCAGGCGTTCAATACTCGTAACCTCCGAGAGGATAAAAGAGAAGCTCCAGTCAATAGTAAACAGAAACGAGGACTTATGCCCAGACAGGATAGTTACTGAGAGGGAGGGTAGATACGTCATCCTTGTAAAGCCCCACTTTAAAAAGAGATTTCAGGGAATAGTTCACGATAGGTCATCGTCGGGCCATACACTTTACGTAGAGCCACTCTCTGTTGTCTCTGATAACAACAAGTTGAGAGAACTTAGGAGTGAGGAAAAGGAAGAGATAAAGAGAATTTTGAAGGAACTCTCCTCACTGGCCTCAGAGTACCGGGAGGAAATTTCCAATAACTTCAGGATACTGATTGAAGTAGACAAACGTTATGCAGTTTCCTATATGAGCTTAAAATTAAAGGGAACAAAGCCTGAGATTGGAAGCTTTCTGAATCTAAGGGATGCTAAACATCCTCTTCTCCTCCTTTCAGGAAAGGAGGTAGTTCCCGTAGATATCAATCTCAGGAAGGGACTCGTCATAACTGGTCCTAACACTGGTGGGAAGACTGTAACCCTGAAAACAATAGGCCTTCTATCTCTAATGGTTCAAACGGGATTTCTCATCCCCGTAGCCGAAGGGAGCTCTGTAAGGTTATTTAAAAACTGGTTTGCAGATATAGGGGACGAACAGAGCATCGAACAGTCCCTTTCAACCTTCAGCGGGCACATAAGGAACATTTCGGAGATTTTAAGGGGCGCAGATGAGAACTCATTAGTCCTCCTTGATGAACTCGGAGCAGGTACAGACCCGATTGAAGGTTCAACGTTGGCCATTGCAATTCTCTCCTATTTAAAGAGAAAGGAAGTAAAAACGGTTGCTACAACCCACTTTACTCCGGTTAAGCTATTTGCATACAGGGACGACTACTACGACGTTGCTACAGTCCTGTTTGATGAAGAAACGCTAAAACCGCTCTACAAGCTTGCCTATGGAATAGTAGGCAGGAGTTATGCCCTGATAATTGCTAAAAGGTACGGAATTCCAGATGAGGTAATAGAGATTGCACAGGGGCTTCTGACGAGCGAGGATAGGTTAGCCGATGATATTCTTAAAGCCCTTGAGGAGGAGTACAAGAGGTTAGAGGAGGAAAGAAAGGAGGTTGAGAGGTTAAAGAGGGAATTGGAGGAGAAGAAGGAGGAGTTCTTTAGAAAGGAAAGGGAGTTAAGGGAAAGACTGAAGGAGGAGCTCTCTACGTACATTGAGGAGCTTGAGAGGAGAACAGAGGAGGCTTTAAGGGAGAAGGAGTCAGAGAGGGCAAGACAGAAGTTTAAAAAGGTCGTTGTAAGCGTACGAAATAGGGCCAACGTTCTCAGTGAGATAAAGCCAAAAAGGGAAGCAAAGGTTGGGGACACGGTTAAATTACTAAAGAGCGGAAGGAAAGGAAAGGTTGTATCGATAGATACCGGAAGGAAAACCGCCCTTGTTCAGATTGGCGGGTTAAAAGTTGAAGTGAAACTCTCTCAAATTGAGCCTGTTGATGAGGTCGAGGAGAGAAAGGAAAGGGTAAGTGTCAATGTTCAGAGGCCTGTTAGGTTCTTTCCAGAACTCAAAGTGTTGGGAATGAGAGGAGATGAGGCATTAAGGGCTGTTGAAAAGTTTTTGGACGATGCAAACCTCGTAGGTGTTAAAGAGGTAAAGATTGTTCACGGTTACGGCGAGGGGATTTTAAAGAGGTTAATCAGGGATTACCTAAAAGAGTTCCCTTACGTAAAGAGGTTTAGAGGAGGAAAACCTGAGGAGGGAGGAGACGGAGTAACGATTGTGGAGCTCTATTGATTCTCTCGTAACTCTTCCAACTTCTCTTTTACCTTCTTTAGAATCCCTTTTTTCTTGATTAGCTCTTTAACATAGTTCCTGTCAGGGAACGAAATGGCGTTGAAAACACACCAAACCTCACACGAAGTACATCCAACCATACACTGAAGAGGTCTTGCAACAACAGACTTTCTCCTTTCAAAATCGTAGTCAAAGACCTTCCTTCCGCAGCTTAAAAAACACATTCCGCATCCTACGCACTTACTTTCATCAATTTTGGGGTACCAATCAATCTCTTCCCTCGGTATTCCCCACCAATAGGCAAATTTTTCCGGTAACTGAAACATCTATTCCTCCGTAAAACAAATGGTAAAGCCCGGCGGAGCCGGGCAGATAAGTTACTCTCTTTTCCTTCTGCGAAGGGCTGCAAGTGGGAGAAGTCCTAACAGGTAGGAGAGAGCTCCTCCAATGCCTGCTGAAGGGGAGAGTGAACATCCACCGTTCCCTCCACCTCCGGCTGATGTGGCATTCGTTGAAGACCCTGTTGCACCAGTAGTTGTCTCTGGAGCTGGTTGTTCAGTTGGTTTAGCCAGAGCAACAGTTACGTCATTTGAATCTGCCCTTGAAGCCTGCTGTAGGGTAACAACGAGTTTGTCTCCTTTTACCTTTACATCCTTGAGAGCTCCAGATGGATTTGTAAATACCTTGTAGTCTGACGGAGAACCTACAGATGGGATAATTTCTAACGTACTTTCAGAACCAGTAAGGTTAACTACAAATGCCTGTTCAACCTCATAGCTGCTTGGAACGAATGACGTATTAACGTTATCTGAGGTTCCAGTCAATGGATTAATACCTGCAGCCTCCTTGGACCAGACGGCCTTGACGATGGCGTTTCCATCGTAGGATTTAACTTGAACGTCTGTCGGTGCAAAGTATGCAAGAGTAAGCTCCCTTAAGTCCTGTTCAGTAAAGTTACCCTCGTATCCC from Balnearium lithotrophicum harbors:
- a CDS encoding 4Fe-4S dicluster domain-containing protein, with product MFQLPEKFAYWWGIPREEIDWYPKIDESKCVGCGMCFLSCGRKVFDYDFERRKSVVARPLQCMVGCTSCEVWCVFNAISFPDRNYVKELIKKKGILKKVKEKLEELRENQ
- a CDS encoding endonuclease MutS2 — encoded protein: MEKVLRTLEFDKFLFETQTFAKSERGKRAVLELRPKTDPHEVEREISITDTFVKLLSERNVPLETFPDISNVVEKLKVPGVLLSSEEFLNLLKVLNQSTVLKNFFTSLEERYERIKWIGENLRDLKELRERLNRTIDEMGEILDSASPKLRSIRRSILVTSERIKEKLQSIVNRNEDLCPDRIVTEREGRYVILVKPHFKKRFQGIVHDRSSSGHTLYVEPLSVVSDNNKLRELRSEEKEEIKRILKELSSLASEYREEISNNFRILIEVDKRYAVSYMSLKLKGTKPEIGSFLNLRDAKHPLLLLSGKEVVPVDINLRKGLVITGPNTGGKTVTLKTIGLLSLMVQTGFLIPVAEGSSVRLFKNWFADIGDEQSIEQSLSTFSGHIRNISEILRGADENSLVLLDELGAGTDPIEGSTLAIAILSYLKRKEVKTVATTHFTPVKLFAYRDDYYDVATVLFDEETLKPLYKLAYGIVGRSYALIIAKRYGIPDEVIEIAQGLLTSEDRLADDILKALEEEYKRLEEERKEVERLKRELEEKKEEFFRKERELRERLKEELSTYIEELERRTEEALREKESERARQKFKKVVVSVRNRANVLSEIKPKREAKVGDTVKLLKSGRKGKVVSIDTGRKTALVQIGGLKVEVKLSQIEPVDEVEERKERVSVNVQRPVRFFPELKVLGMRGDEALRAVEKFLDDANLVGVKEVKIVHGYGEGILKRLIRDYLKEFPYVKRFRGGKPEEGGDGVTIVELY